A region from the Schistocerca serialis cubense isolate TAMUIC-IGC-003099 chromosome 1, iqSchSeri2.2, whole genome shotgun sequence genome encodes:
- the LOC126467581 gene encoding ras-related protein Rab-1A codes for MSTMNPEYDYLFKLLLIGDSGVGKSCLLLRFADDTYTESYISTIGVDFKIRTIDLDGKTIKLQIWDTAGQERFRTITSSYYRGAHGIIVVYDCTDQESFNNVKQWLEEIDRYACDNVNKLLVGNKSDLHAKKVVDYTTAKEYADQLGIPFLETSAKNATNVEQAFMTMAAEIKNRVGPPSSAADTANKVKIDQGRPIETAKSGCC; via the exons ATGTCCACGATGAACCCCGAATA TGACTACCTTTTCAAGCTTCTGCTCATTGGTGATTCTGGTGTTGGCAAATCTTGTCTTCTGCTGAGATTTGCG GATGATACGTACACGGAAAGCTATATTAGCACTATAGGTGTAGATTTT AAAATAAGAACAATTGATCTGGATGGCAAGACTATAAAACTACAAATT TGGGATACTGCTGGTCAAGAGAGGTTTCGCACAATTACGTCAAGTTATTATCGAGGTGCTCATGGAATTATTGTGGTTTATGATTGCACTGACCAAGAGTCATTCAATAACGTTAAACAATGGCTGgaagaaattgatcgctatgcctGTGACAATGTAAATAAATTGCTTGTAGGAAACAAAAGTGACTTGCATGCCAAAAAGGTTGTTGATTATACTACTGCTAAG GAATATGCAGATCAGCTAGGAATTCCATTCCTTGAAACTTCTGCGAAGAATGCTACGAATGTTGAGCAAGCATTCATGACTATGGCAGCAGAAATAAAGAACCGTGTAGGACCTCCATCATCAGCTGCTGACACGGCCAATAAAGTTAAAATTGACCAGGGTCGTCCAATTGAAACGGCAAAGTCTGGATGTTGCTGA